The window TGAAGCACTCTGAGGACTCCTATATGAGCCAGTCCGAGAGCACCGCCCCCGCTCAACGCCACCCCTACTTTTGGCCGCCGTTGGGCGACCGGTTGTTCGGGAGCCGATCCTGTAACCCGCCGGGTTAAAGCGTCTTGTCCTGCTGAAAGATAAGCGGGAGAAGCGATGAGCAGTGCGAGTGATATGGTCAATATCCATCTTCGCCGTCTGTAAGTCATGCCCGGATAATCAATGATTCTTGACCGAGTTACAAGGAAAAATTACCTAGATGAATTTTTCTCTTTTTTGAAGATTAAGAAGGCCGTACAGAATTGCCAGCAGAGATCCGACAGAGAGGTATATCCTGTTCTTCAACACTGTAGCGGCATAGACAGCTTCGTTTTCCTGCGTGGAGAACGGGTTGAGGAAAAGGTTCCATTTGCTGTTTTCAAGCGGTTCGACAAATATCCAGAATGCCATGCCGATGACTATCATTATTACGGCAGTGCCGTTGCCGTTTTTGACGAGGGTGGAAAACATGAATGACAGACAGCCCAGGAAGAATATGGGAAACATGAGGTGGTAGACCATATCGATTATCGGTACTCCGACAAGGGCAACGGAACTAATGATCGTCAGGGCGGTCAGTATAAGAAAGACTATCACCCATATAAGCATCATCCTTATGCCCCAGACTTTGTAACGGTAATCGGGTATTCCAAAAAGGATCTCGATCATCCTCGAATCGACATCGTTCTGTATCCCGAAGACGCTTGGATAGAAAATCAGCAGTATCCCTGGAAAAAGAAGGAGGTTGTATATCGTTCCCGAATCGGGATCGGAATCGGAATTAAAGAAAATGATCGCCGCCACAAGAAGAAAAAAGAGAAATGAGGCTAGAAGGAAATAAACGAATTTGTTGGCGAAAATGATCTTAAGGTTGTATTTGGACAGTCTCATGACAATATCTGCTGAATTTCTTATTTTCATCTCGCACCTCCGGTTGCCAGGAGCCACAGATAGGAATCCTCAAGGGACGGACGGACCTGTTCAGCGAGCGGGTGGGGTTTTGCCTCCGAGAGGGATCTGACCCTTATCTTGCTGCCGTCGCGCATATGATGGACGATCATCATCTCTTTCCTGATCTTCTCAAGTTCTCCGGGATCGGCATCAAATTGCCATACGTGTCCTTCGGCTATTTCGACCATTCTGGACGGGTCATCGAGATATACGAGCTGCCCCTTGTTCAGTACTGCGACTTTGTTGCAGGAACTGTATATGTCCTCGATGATGTGAGTCGAGAAGATGACTACTCTTTCGCGGCTAAGTTCGACAAGCAGGTTGCGGAATCTTATCCTTTCTCTCGGATCGAGACCCGCGGTAGGTTCGTCTACGACGAGTATCCGGGGAAGATGAAGCAATACCTGCGCTATACCGATCCTCTGTTTCATCCCGCCGGAAAATGAACTTATCGCTTGATGGCGGCTTTCCTCCATATGCACCATCGCCAGGACCCTGTCGACCATTTCTTCGCGATGATCCTTGTCCGTAAGGCCTTTAAGGACCCCCTGGTAATTGAGGAATTCCCACGCTGTGAGGTTTTCATACATCCCGAATTCCTGGGGAAGGTATCCGATCAACGATTGAAGCTCTTCACGTTTTTCATTAATATCTATTCCGTTTATGTCGATCCTGCCGTAACTCTGATCGAGGATTCCGCATATGATCCTCATGAGAGTCGTCTTGCCGGCGCCGTTCGGTCCGAGAAGACCGAACATGCCTTTTCCGATCTGAAGAGATACTCCCGAAAGGGCCATGAACGATTCCTTTTTCTTCCCGATCAACGGGATCGATCTTACAAGATAGTAGAAGGCTTTTCTGAGTCCCCCAAACCGCCCCGATATCCTCGCGATATTGACCTGGTCCCTATGCAGCTTTCCGGCCGTCGAGTATACGATGAGGGCGAAATACCAGAGGAAGGCTACAAATATAAGGGCGGGGATATTTTTCCATCGTATCCAGAAAATCATAAGATTGATCAGGGGTATTCCCCAGACGATCGTCTTTTCGCACAGAATCGTCAATTTCATGGCTAGTCCCGCGCCTCTTCCGCCGGAATGAACCGTGATAAGACGGGGTAACGGTCTCCATAGCATCAGTATATAAAAATATACGGTGTGTGAGAGAAGGAATATCCAGAATGGGCTGTCGAGGTATGAATAGATGAAATAGATCATGAAGAAAAGAAGAGGTATTTTCCAGAGCATGCTGCCGCGGTCGAAAAGGTTATTTTCCTCTCCCGGTTCGTTAACTGTCCTTTTCCTGCGATTCTTTCCCTTGTTCCATTCCCTGATGAATCTTGATGGCTGGTCGTATATCTTGACGAGGTTCCTGATAGTGATCGATATCGGTTCATCTGCCGGTATGATGTTCTTCCTTGCCGTATGCAGGCTTGAGAGTACGAACCATGTCATGCCGGGTATAATGAAGATCAGGGTGGCCAGAAAGACCATCTGCCAGATAGTACCCGAGACCCTGGAATATATCGTCAGGGATCCCAGAAGGAAGGCTGCGATCTGCATTGATTTTATTTTCCAGTGGAGAGACCGTGTCCAGGAGAGGACCGATTCGAGTCCCGAAAATACTACCGGAATGAATATCAGTGTAAAAAGGGTGCTGAGCGTCAATCCTCCGATAACGGTTATGGCGAAAGGAGCGCCGATCAGAGTGATCTCGTCCGCTTTTCCCATAGCCAGCGGGATCATCGCCGCTATTGTCGTTATGGCCGTGATAAGTATCGGCCTTGTCCTGGCCCTCCCCGCGACCATAAGCGCCCTTGATCTGCCGTAACCTCTGCGCATGAGTATAAGAGAGTAGTCGATAAGGATGATACCGTTGTTTACCACGACTCCAAGCAGGATCAGGAACCCGGTAAGGGTATAGGCGTTCAGCAGAGATGTCCCGGTCGCGATAAGAAGCCAGAACGATCCTATCGCGGCAAGCGGGATCGTAAACATCATCACGACCGGAGTAGACAGGGATTCGAATACCGACGCGAGGATCATATAGATAAGTATGAAAGCTACAAGGATAAGAAATTTGAATTCGCTGTAGTCATTTTCTTCATGCACGACTTCGATGGCAAGTCCGGCAGGTATGACAAGGGATGAGACCAGTTCATCTATTTCGAGCCGCGACGCTTCGAGAAGACTTTTTGAACTGTTGACGTCGGAATTGAACTGGAAGGTGATCTCTACCTGTTTTTCCTGATTGACCCTGCTGATCGTAGGCATGCCATGGGAGTATATAATTCTGCTGAGATTCTCCAGGTCGACCTGGTTTCCCGCCTGGCCGCTGATCTGAAGCGCGCGAAGGTCCTCGATATCGCTTTCTTCCTGGTTTTTCTTGCTGATCATTATATCATAGGTGTCCGTCCCCTGTCTGAACTGCATGCGTGATGAATATTCGTTCTGGAAGGAAGTGAGTTCCGAAGCTATCGAGGCCAGGGTTATTCCGTAATAACTCATTACCCGGGTGTCGAACAGAAGGTGTATCTCCGGCCTGCTTTCTGAAATATTCATTCCGGCCGATGAGATGGTGGAAAGATTGTCGAGATAATATTCGATATTCCCGGCAAAATCCTGCATAACCTCAATATCGTTTCCCTTTATTACGATCTTTTCCTGCTGGGAGCCTATTCCGAACATCCTTTGCATCGCCTGGCCCATACCGCCTCCGCTGCCCCTGAACCGTCTGCTTGACTGGGGAGGGTCGAAACCGATGCTGCCTGACTGGACCTTGTCGAAACGGTTTCGGATATCCTCCTTTATTTCCTGCATATCCCTGCCGGCTATCTCTTTGAAATCGTCTTTAAGGTTGATCGTTATGACAGCTTCTTCAGCGCGGATATCGCTGATCATTTCTTTTTTCTCTTCGAGAGATTCGAATCGTTGTTCAAGATCCGCGACAGTAAGGTCAGTCGTCTCCAGGGTGGAGCCCTCGGGCATCGTGATGTAGACGTTAAAACTCTCAGACTCCGCTTCCTCGGTGACATTGAGGCTTATTCCGAAGCAGATGATCACGCTGGCGAAGAAGATCACTACAGCGCCGATGATGGTCCGCAGTGGAAAACGAAGGCACGATTTCAGGAGAACATTGTATATTTCCAGGAGCCTTGTTCCGCCCTTTCCAGATTGGAAATCAGCAGAGTCTGCCGTCTTTCTTCTCGTCAGGAAAAAATGGGTTACCATCGGAACGAGGAGAAGAGCCAGCACGAGCGAGACGAGAAGAGTCGAGATGATCGACACGCCGATATGCTTCCCGATAAGCTGGATAAGGAAGTTCGAAGAGAAGATAAACGGGACGAAGACGATCACTGTCGTGATCGTCGCGGCAAATATCGAACGCCATACTTCTTTTACTCCCTGGATCACGGCGAAATCGGTCTCTTTTCCCGCGGATTTCAACCGGTAGATGTTTTCAAGCACTACTATGCTGTTATCGAGAAGCATCCCCACAGCCAGCGCCATCCCGACTAGGGTGAGGCTGTTGACCGAGATCCCGGCGGCGTAGAAAAAATTGAAAGCGGTGAAGACCGATATCGGTATCGCCAGGGCGATTATCAGTACAAGCCTGAGATTCCTCAGGAAGACCCACAGGATCGAGATCGCTATAAGCCCTCCGATGATAGCGAGCCTGATGATCAGGTCGATATTCTTTTCCATTATCTCGGCCGTGTCGTTCTGGATTATCATTTCGATATCACGCGTGGCAAAGTTCTCGTTGAGCCTTGAGATGACATCCCGAGTCCTGTGCGAAAGATCTATAAGGTTGACCTGCGCGTCACGCACCAGATTGATCGTCACGGCATCCTTGCCGTTCACCCTCGATATCGATTCCTGTTCCTTGACGCCGAAATACACGTCGGCGATGTCCTTCAAAAGAACAGGGCCGTCTCGTAGCACGGT of the Candidatus Krumholzibacteriota bacterium genome contains:
- a CDS encoding efflux RND transporter permease subunit, whose translation is MTGNLIINRKILISMFFIALTMLGFVSYRLLPVELFPDAELPFLIAQVYSYQETDPGDMERDAIIPLEGAIGTLEDIDRIESTIYPRSGMIMVYYNKGTSIKYAYLKLQEKISSASSSLPENYAVQVFKVDTEQISNQFMNLQVRGGGGLDRVRKIVDTEIKKELESIDGISNADVSGGLEKSVEIILDDETCEAYGITPSRISSLIRQNSATSTFVGQVKEGGSKYFVNVVAEYRDIRDIENITVLRDGPVLLKDIADVYFGVKEQESISRVNGKDAVTINLVRDAQVNLIDLSHRTRDVISRLNENFATRDIEMIIQNDTAEIMEKNIDLIIRLAIIGGLIAISILWVFLRNLRLVLIIALAIPISVFTAFNFFYAAGISVNSLTLVGMALAVGMLLDNSIVVLENIYRLKSAGKETDFAVIQGVKEVWRSIFAATITTVIVFVPFIFSSNFLIQLIGKHIGVSIISTLLVSLVLALLLVPMVTHFFLTRRKTADSADFQSGKGGTRLLEIYNVLLKSCLRFPLRTIIGAVVIFFASVIICFGISLNVTEEAESESFNVYITMPEGSTLETTDLTVADLEQRFESLEEKKEMISDIRAEEAVITINLKDDFKEIAGRDMQEIKEDIRNRFDKVQSGSIGFDPPQSSRRFRGSGGGMGQAMQRMFGIGSQQEKIVIKGNDIEVMQDFAGNIEYYLDNLSTISSAGMNISESRPEIHLLFDTRVMSYYGITLASIASELTSFQNEYSSRMQFRQGTDTYDIMISKKNQEESDIEDLRALQISGQAGNQVDLENLSRIIYSHGMPTISRVNQEKQVEITFQFNSDVNSSKSLLEASRLEIDELVSSLVIPAGLAIEVVHEENDYSEFKFLILVAFILIYMILASVFESLSTPVVMMFTIPLAAIGSFWLLIATGTSLLNAYTLTGFLILLGVVVNNGIILIDYSLILMRRGYGRSRALMVAGRARTRPILITAITTIAAMIPLAMGKADEITLIGAPFAITVIGGLTLSTLFTLIFIPVVFSGLESVLSWTRSLHWKIKSMQIAAFLLGSLTIYSRVSGTIWQMVFLATLIFIIPGMTWFVLSSLHTARKNIIPADEPISITIRNLVKIYDQPSRFIREWNKGKNRRKRTVNEPGEENNLFDRGSMLWKIPLLFFMIYFIYSYLDSPFWIFLLSHTVYFYILMLWRPLPRLITVHSGGRGAGLAMKLTILCEKTIVWGIPLINLMIFWIRWKNIPALIFVAFLWYFALIVYSTAGKLHRDQVNIARISGRFGGLRKAFYYLVRSIPLIGKKKESFMALSGVSLQIGKGMFGLLGPNGAGKTTLMRIICGILDQSYGRIDINGIDINEKREELQSLIGYLPQEFGMYENLTAWEFLNYQGVLKGLTDKDHREEMVDRVLAMVHMEESRHQAISSFSGGMKQRIGIAQVLLHLPRILVVDEPTAGLDPRERIRFRNLLVELSRERVVIFSTHIIEDIYSSCNKVAVLNKGQLVYLDDPSRMVEIAEGHVWQFDADPGELEKIRKEMMIVHHMRDGSKIRVRSLSEAKPHPLAEQVRPSLEDSYLWLLATGGAR